Proteins from a genomic interval of Nocardia sp. BMG51109:
- a CDS encoding pyridoxamine 5'-phosphate oxidase family protein, with protein MQPNEITAILNLPISQELLARDLLRMAYVAKDGTPRNIPVGFAWNGSEIVVCTSTNAPKLPALRHDPEVALTIDTEVHPPKILLIRGRAELDVVDGIPEEYLQMNGSYEMTPEQRVEWEAEVRSLYDGMVRIVITPTWVKLIDFDTTLPTAVEELIRRRAERQRA; from the coding sequence ATGCAGCCGAACGAGATCACCGCGATCCTGAACCTCCCGATCAGCCAGGAACTCCTGGCCCGCGACCTGCTCCGGATGGCCTACGTCGCCAAGGACGGCACACCCCGCAACATCCCGGTCGGCTTCGCCTGGAACGGTTCCGAGATCGTCGTCTGCACCTCGACGAACGCCCCGAAGCTGCCCGCCCTGCGGCACGACCCCGAGGTCGCGCTGACGATCGACACCGAGGTGCATCCGCCCAAGATCCTGCTCATCCGCGGCCGGGCGGAGCTGGACGTGGTGGACGGCATCCCGGAGGAGTACCTGCAGATGAACGGCAGCTACGAGATGACCCCCGAGCAGCGCGTCGAATGGGAGGCCGAGGTCCGCTCGCTCTACGACGGCATGGTCCGGATCGTGATCACTCCGACCTGGGTGAAGCTGATCGACTTCGACACCACCCTGCCCACCGCGGTCGAGGAGCTGATCCGGCGGCGAGCCGAGCGTCAGCGCGCCTGA
- a CDS encoding NADH:flavin oxidoreductase encodes MTQGSAGAPSAYLDDLFAEFRAGPLRLRNRFAMAPMTRGKSPGGVPNAENIDYYRDHAAGGAGLIITEGTYVRGPAAGPVEAVPRFYGEDSAAGWRAVAEAVHAEGAAIVPQLWHTGVERGDDPGFEPEISSVSPSGVNHTGQRVGRALTSDDLDTVVESFVESARLAVMCGFDGLELHGAHGYLLDQFFWAATNHRRDEYGGTLRQRAAFPARVVAAVREAVGPDFPIIYRYSQWKGTDYTARIADTPGELEELLTPLVEAGVDIFHTSLRRHWIAEFTDHADDLSLAGWTKKITGLPVITVGSVGVDSVFRGDRIDEAQADRFRVLQQQFGRGEFDIVAVGRALLADPEWVNKMRDGRLAEITPFR; translated from the coding sequence ATGACACAGGGATCGGCCGGAGCGCCCTCGGCCTACCTCGATGACTTGTTCGCCGAGTTCCGGGCGGGACCGCTCCGGCTGCGGAACCGGTTCGCGATGGCTCCGATGACGAGAGGGAAGTCGCCGGGCGGTGTGCCGAATGCGGAGAACATCGACTACTACCGCGACCATGCCGCCGGCGGCGCGGGCCTGATCATCACCGAAGGGACCTACGTCCGGGGCCCGGCGGCCGGGCCGGTCGAGGCGGTGCCCCGGTTCTACGGCGAGGACAGCGCCGCCGGCTGGCGGGCGGTGGCCGAGGCGGTGCACGCGGAAGGGGCCGCCATCGTCCCGCAGCTGTGGCACACCGGTGTCGAGCGCGGGGACGACCCCGGCTTCGAACCGGAGATCTCCTCGGTGAGCCCGTCCGGTGTGAACCACACCGGGCAGCGGGTGGGGCGGGCGTTGACGTCGGACGATCTGGACACGGTGGTCGAATCGTTCGTGGAGTCCGCGCGCCTGGCCGTGATGTGCGGCTTCGACGGCCTCGAGCTGCACGGTGCGCACGGGTATCTGCTCGACCAGTTCTTCTGGGCCGCAACCAATCACCGCCGCGATGAATACGGCGGAACGCTGCGGCAGCGCGCCGCGTTCCCCGCCCGCGTGGTGGCCGCCGTCCGGGAGGCGGTCGGTCCCGATTTCCCGATCATCTACCGCTATTCGCAGTGGAAGGGCACCGACTACACCGCCAGGATCGCCGACACACCCGGCGAACTCGAGGAACTGCTGACCCCGCTCGTCGAGGCCGGCGTCGATATCTTCCACACCTCACTGCGGCGGCACTGGATCGCCGAGTTCACCGATCACGCCGACGATCTGAGCCTGGCCGGCTGGACCAAGAAGATCACCGGACTGCCGGTGATCACCGTGGGTTCCGTCGGCGTGGACAGCGTCTTTCGCGGCGATCGGATCGATGAGGCCCAGGCCGACCGCTTTCGTGTGCTGCAACAGCAATTCGGCCGCGGCGAGTTCGACATCGTCGCGGTCGGGCGGGCATTGCTGGCCGACCCGGAATGGGTGAACAAGATGCGGGACGGCCGACTCGCGGAGATCACGCCCTTCCGCTAG
- a CDS encoding RNA polymerase sigma factor produces MHEALLRELVPAVIGVLVRRGADFAAAEDAVQEAMIRALETWPDDPPRDAKGWLVAAAWHKFLDAARAETSRRGRELAVEVEPPSGPVPGTDDTLWLYFLCAHPTLSPGAAVALTLRAVGGLTTRQIAAAYLIPEATMAQRISRAKRRITGLPLDRPGDLATVLRVLYLVFNEGYNGDVDLAAEAIRLTRQLAAATDEPEVSGLLALMLLHHARRASRTGPGGCLVPLAEQDRSRWDTGLIAEGVTILQAALARDRLGEYQAQAAIAALHADAPSTSETDWVQIVEWYDELLLRTDSPVVRLNRAVAVGEADGPRAGLAALAELDAELTHPAGYAGSPSPGLPRRTAVRAYLLERAGELEQAADLYAEASRAATTVPERDHLAREAARVRQSLRS; encoded by the coding sequence CTGCACGAAGCACTGCTGCGCGAACTCGTGCCCGCGGTGATCGGCGTCCTCGTCCGCCGCGGAGCGGACTTCGCCGCGGCCGAGGATGCCGTGCAGGAGGCGATGATCCGGGCACTGGAGACATGGCCGGACGACCCGCCGCGCGATGCCAAGGGGTGGCTCGTCGCGGCGGCCTGGCACAAGTTCCTCGATGCCGCCCGCGCCGAAACATCCCGGCGGGGAAGGGAACTCGCCGTGGAGGTCGAGCCGCCGTCCGGTCCGGTGCCCGGCACGGACGACACGTTGTGGCTGTATTTCCTGTGCGCGCACCCCACCCTGTCGCCCGGGGCGGCCGTCGCATTGACCTTGCGCGCGGTCGGCGGCCTGACGACCCGGCAGATCGCCGCGGCCTACCTCATCCCCGAAGCGACCATGGCGCAACGGATCAGCCGGGCCAAGCGGCGAATCACGGGGCTGCCGCTCGACCGGCCCGGCGACCTCGCGACGGTGCTGCGCGTGCTCTACCTCGTCTTCAACGAGGGCTACAACGGGGATGTCGACCTGGCGGCCGAAGCCATCCGCCTCACCCGCCAGCTCGCCGCCGCTACCGACGAGCCCGAGGTCTCGGGCCTGCTCGCCCTCATGCTGCTGCATCACGCTCGCCGGGCGTCGCGCACCGGCCCGGGCGGGTGCCTGGTGCCGCTCGCGGAACAGGACCGATCCCGTTGGGACACCGGACTCATCGCCGAGGGGGTGACGATTCTGCAGGCCGCGCTGGCCCGCGACCGGCTGGGCGAATATCAGGCCCAGGCCGCGATCGCCGCCCTGCACGCCGACGCCCCGAGCACCTCCGAGACGGACTGGGTGCAGATCGTGGAGTGGTACGACGAACTGCTGCTCCGCACCGACAGCCCGGTAGTGCGGCTGAACCGCGCGGTGGCGGTCGGCGAGGCCGACGGCCCCCGAGCCGGACTGGCCGCCCTGGCCGAACTGGACGCGGAACTCACCCACCCCGCCGGCTACGCAGGCTCACCGTCCCCGGGGCTGCCCCGCCGCACCGCGGTCCGCGCCTACCTCCTCGAACGCGCCGGCGAACTCGAACAGGCCGCCGACCTGTACGCCGAGGCTTCCCGCGCCGCCACCACCGTCCCCGAGCGCGACCACCTCGCCCGCGAGGCGGCCCGGGTACGGCAGTCACTCCGTTCCTGA
- a CDS encoding NAD(P)-dependent alcohol dehydrogenase yields MSTSTNATTPDDDRKTTMTAIVQRGYGLPQRVLTLDEIDRPAPGDDEVLVRMRATSVNTPDWLAVTGVPYILRLQFGLTRPATPVRGSDVAGVVAAVGANVTEFRPGDEVFGSLWSDNARSSGGTFAEYAVAPISQLARKPAALSFESAAVAGMSGLTALLAMREVGAAGPGRRVLINGASGGIGTLAVQIAKTLGAHVTGVCSTRNAEFVQALGADDIIDYTRDDFTRGTRRFDVILDNVLNHPPARTARALSPEGILIPNSVGPGRGLFGSLPRVARAMTMRWGSTDVRTVTCAVTRANLDALAALLTSGDLEVITEKTYPLAQAPEAVAHMLTHHARGNIVITM; encoded by the coding sequence ATGTCGACATCGACGAACGCGACAACACCCGACGACGACCGGAAGACGACGATGACGGCGATCGTCCAACGGGGATACGGCCTTCCGCAACGGGTCCTCACTCTCGACGAGATCGACCGGCCCGCACCCGGCGACGACGAGGTCCTGGTCCGAATGCGGGCCACCAGCGTGAACACCCCGGACTGGCTCGCGGTGACCGGCGTCCCGTACATTCTCCGGCTGCAATTCGGGCTCACCCGGCCGGCCACGCCGGTGCGGGGCAGCGACGTCGCGGGCGTCGTGGCGGCCGTCGGCGCGAACGTGACCGAATTCCGGCCGGGCGACGAGGTTTTCGGCTCGCTGTGGAGCGACAACGCGAGGTCGTCGGGCGGCACGTTCGCCGAATACGCGGTGGCCCCGATATCCCAGCTGGCCCGCAAGCCCGCCGCCCTGTCGTTCGAAAGCGCTGCGGTAGCGGGCATGTCGGGCCTCACGGCACTGCTCGCGATGCGCGAGGTGGGCGCGGCCGGACCGGGGAGGCGGGTTCTGATCAACGGCGCGTCGGGCGGCATCGGCACGCTCGCCGTGCAGATCGCCAAGACGCTCGGCGCCCACGTCACCGGCGTCTGCAGCACCCGCAACGCCGAATTCGTCCAGGCCCTCGGCGCCGACGACATCATCGACTACACCCGTGACGACTTCACCCGCGGCACACGACGTTTCGACGTGATCCTCGACAACGTCCTGAACCATCCGCCCGCCAGGACGGCCAGGGCGCTGTCCCCCGAGGGGATCCTCATCCCCAACAGCGTCGGACCCGGCCGCGGGCTGTTCGGCAGCCTGCCGCGAGTCGCACGAGCAATGACGATGCGCTGGGGCTCGACCGACGTCCGCACCGTCACCTGCGCCGTAACCCGAGCCAACCTCGACGCCCTGGCCGCACTCCTGACCTCCGGCGACCTCGAGGTGATCACCGAAAAGACCTACCCCCTCGCCCAGGCCCCCGAAGCGGTCGCCCACATGCTCACCCACCACGCCCGAGGCAACATCGTCATCACCATGTAG
- a CDS encoding response regulator transcription factor, with amino-acid sequence MSATGPGSLRVLVADDQEIVRTGLVMILDAQPGIEVVGAAADGEQAVRLARDLRPDVCLFDIRMPGIDGIEATRRLAGPAVGDPLAVVVITTFDLDEYVYAALRAGARGFLLKEAGPAMLAQAVHAAARGDALISPSITARLLTAFAGAAASPAQPATALTEREEQILAVVARGRTNGEIAAELHISLSTVKTHIAGLMAKLGARNRVEIVIWAYETNRIER; translated from the coding sequence GTGAGCGCCACCGGGCCGGGGAGCCTGCGCGTGCTCGTCGCCGACGACCAGGAGATCGTCCGCACCGGACTGGTGATGATCCTCGACGCCCAGCCGGGCATCGAGGTCGTCGGCGCGGCGGCGGACGGCGAACAGGCCGTCCGGCTCGCCCGCGACCTCCGGCCCGACGTGTGCCTGTTCGACATCCGCATGCCGGGCATCGACGGTATCGAGGCCACCCGCCGGCTCGCCGGCCCGGCCGTCGGCGATCCGCTCGCCGTCGTCGTCATCACCACCTTCGACCTCGACGAATACGTCTATGCCGCGCTCCGCGCCGGTGCCCGCGGCTTCCTCCTGAAAGAGGCCGGGCCGGCGATGCTGGCCCAGGCCGTGCACGCCGCCGCCCGCGGTGACGCGCTCATCTCCCCCAGCATCACCGCGCGCCTGCTCACCGCCTTCGCGGGCGCCGCCGCGTCGCCCGCCCAGCCGGCCACCGCGCTCACCGAACGCGAGGAGCAGATCCTGGCCGTCGTGGCGCGCGGGCGGACCAACGGCGAGATCGCGGCGGAACTGCACATCAGCCTCAGCACCGTGAAGACCCACATCGCCGGCCTGATGGCCAAGCTCGGCGCGCGCAATCGCGTGGAGATCGTCATCTGGGCGTACGAAACCAACCGCATCGAGCGTTGA
- a CDS encoding YciI family protein, which yields MAKYLLLKHYRGAPAPVNDVPMDRWAPEEVTAHVQYMEDFAERLEATGEYVDGQALSPQGTFVRSDGAGRPPVTDGPFAETKDLIAGWTIIDVETYERALELAAELSAAPGAGGKPIQEWLEVRPFFTECHTVTE from the coding sequence ATGGCCAAATACCTGCTGCTCAAGCACTACCGGGGCGCGCCGGCGCCGGTGAACGACGTGCCGATGGACCGGTGGGCACCGGAGGAGGTGACGGCCCACGTGCAGTACATGGAGGACTTCGCCGAGCGACTCGAGGCGACCGGCGAGTACGTCGACGGTCAGGCTCTGTCCCCGCAGGGCACGTTCGTCCGCTCCGACGGCGCCGGCCGCCCGCCCGTCACCGACGGCCCGTTCGCGGAGACCAAGGACCTGATCGCCGGGTGGACGATCATCGACGTCGAGACCTATGAGCGAGCGCTCGAACTGGCCGCCGAGCTGTCCGCGGCGCCGGGCGCGGGAGGGAAGCCGATCCAGGAATGGCTCGAGGTACGACCGTTCTTCACCGAGTGCCACACGGTGACCGAGTGA
- a CDS encoding CocE/NonD family hydrolase, translating into MTTLRQRLTRTLDARTRGDVELGPHDVVVERNLRTPMDDGVQLLGDLYRPVGADETLPTVVIRGPYGRRGVLGGTARGLAYEGFTVFFQSSRGTWGSQGRFTPQVDEQRDGIATHRWVRRQPWFTGRLVTFGESYMGYTQWAVAGRMCREDPGNAPEALVLQITMPDFGAITWDNGAFSLRNALGWSNLMDRMGRGGLALLTIPFANRKLDKAFDALPLGAGDSAAVGHPIHWYQDWVRHERLTDEYWTSQSHTASVPDVTAPVLMVTGWYDIFTPWQLRTYRQLVEAGNPPRLTVGPWGHLSRGKAGPAHRDSVAFLKEVFAGEPSGRATPVRAYQTGAQTWHDLEVWPPAGTAGRNWLLHTGGGLATAAGPDGSTRYTYDPDRPTPAVGGPSLAPDNAPSDNAEHERRPDVAVFRSDPLGEHLDIAGEPVAAIRIRSSAPSHDVFVRLTDVHPDGRSITVCDGIRRIGSIGTAGTDPEPDAEGFRVVEIPLWPTFHRFAAGHRLGVQVSSGAHPRYARNPGTGEPALTASATVVARQEISHAGPHASRITLPVWTH; encoded by the coding sequence ATGACCACGCTGCGACAGCGACTCACCCGCACTCTCGACGCGCGCACCCGTGGTGACGTCGAGCTCGGACCCCACGACGTCGTCGTCGAACGAAACCTGCGCACGCCCATGGACGACGGGGTGCAGTTGCTCGGCGATCTCTACCGTCCCGTCGGCGCCGACGAGACGTTGCCGACCGTCGTCATCCGCGGCCCGTACGGCCGGCGCGGCGTCCTCGGCGGCACGGCCCGCGGGCTGGCCTACGAAGGATTCACGGTGTTCTTCCAGAGTTCGCGCGGCACATGGGGTTCGCAGGGGCGATTCACACCGCAGGTCGACGAGCAGCGCGACGGCATCGCCACGCACCGCTGGGTGCGCCGCCAACCCTGGTTCACCGGCCGGCTGGTGACCTTCGGCGAGAGCTATATGGGCTACACCCAGTGGGCCGTCGCCGGAAGGATGTGCCGCGAGGACCCCGGCAATGCACCCGAGGCCCTGGTCCTGCAGATCACGATGCCGGACTTCGGCGCGATCACCTGGGACAACGGCGCGTTCTCGCTGCGCAACGCGCTCGGCTGGAGCAACCTGATGGACCGGATGGGCCGCGGCGGGCTCGCGCTGCTCACCATCCCGTTCGCGAACCGCAAGCTGGACAAGGCATTCGACGCACTCCCCCTCGGCGCGGGCGACAGCGCCGCGGTCGGGCACCCGATCCACTGGTACCAGGACTGGGTCCGGCACGAGCGGCTCACCGACGAGTACTGGACGAGCCAGTCGCATACCGCGTCGGTGCCCGATGTCACCGCGCCGGTGCTGATGGTGACGGGCTGGTACGACATCTTCACGCCCTGGCAGCTGCGCACGTACCGGCAACTCGTCGAGGCGGGCAACCCGCCGCGGCTGACCGTCGGGCCGTGGGGACATCTGTCCCGAGGCAAAGCCGGTCCGGCGCACCGGGATTCGGTCGCCTTCCTGAAGGAGGTGTTCGCGGGCGAGCCGTCCGGGCGCGCGACGCCGGTGCGGGCCTACCAGACGGGCGCGCAGACCTGGCACGACCTCGAGGTCTGGCCGCCCGCGGGCACGGCCGGCCGAAACTGGCTGCTGCACACCGGCGGTGGGCTGGCCACCGCCGCCGGACCGGACGGCAGCACGCGCTACACCTACGATCCGGACCGCCCGACGCCCGCGGTGGGCGGGCCGAGCCTGGCGCCGGACAACGCGCCGTCGGACAATGCCGAGCACGAACGCCGCCCGGATGTCGCGGTGTTCCGGTCGGATCCGCTCGGCGAGCACCTCGATATCGCCGGAGAACCGGTGGCCGCCATCCGGATCCGCTCGTCGGCGCCGAGCCACGACGTCTTCGTCCGCCTCACCGACGTCCACCCCGACGGCCGTTCGATCACCGTCTGCGACGGCATCCGCCGCATCGGCTCGATCGGCACCGCCGGAACCGATCCGGAACCCGACGCCGAGGGTTTCCGGGTGGTCGAGATCCCGCTGTGGCCCACGTTCCACCGCTTCGCCGCCGGCCACCGCCTCGGCGTCCAGGTGAGTTCCGGGGCGCACCCCCGCTACGCCCGCAACCCGGGAACCGGCGAACCCGCGCTCACCGCCTCGGCCACCGTCGTTGCGCGACAGGAGATCTCCCACGCGGGCCCGCACGCTTCCCGCATCACGCTGCCGGTGTGGACGCACTGA
- a CDS encoding QsdR family transcriptional regulator, translated as MASVTGDPPTPAYLHATGEQRPAARATPAEAFAAARRRFLHGERLDMVDLAAELGVSRTTLYRWTGDRDRLLADVVWLELRGLVEKATTAAPGAGLPRLQQGINWFLDAAAKAPPLQALLANEGDRAVRLLTAPNGPVRPRLVQLLADTIDHEVTHGGYHPPAPPATLADGIVALGERYLHNGGDPTLNPDPATAHTVIALLLREHAG; from the coding sequence ATGGCGTCCGTGACCGGTGATCCCCCGACGCCGGCCTATCTGCACGCCACCGGCGAACAACGGCCGGCGGCCCGCGCGACGCCGGCCGAGGCGTTCGCCGCCGCGCGCCGGCGCTTCCTGCACGGCGAGCGCCTCGACATGGTCGATCTCGCCGCCGAACTCGGCGTCTCCCGCACCACGCTGTACCGCTGGACCGGCGACCGCGACCGGCTGCTCGCCGATGTCGTCTGGCTCGAACTGCGCGGGCTCGTGGAGAAGGCCACCACCGCGGCGCCCGGCGCCGGACTCCCCCGTCTGCAGCAGGGCATCAACTGGTTCCTCGACGCCGCCGCGAAAGCGCCACCGCTGCAAGCCCTTCTGGCCAACGAGGGCGACCGGGCCGTGCGGCTGCTCACCGCGCCCAACGGCCCGGTCCGCCCCCGCCTGGTCCAGCTCCTGGCCGACACCATCGACCACGAGGTCACCCACGGCGGATACCACCCGCCCGCGCCGCCTGCCACCCTCGCCGACGGCATCGTCGCCCTCGGCGAGCGCTACCTGCACAACGGCGGCGACCCCACCCTCAACCCCGACCCGGCCACCGCGCACACCGTCATCGCCCTGCTGCTCCGAGAGCACGCCGGATGA
- a CDS encoding MarR family winged helix-turn-helix transcriptional regulator, producing MTDFDPARLAAVLSPLRRTLLASTRASANLPDIPDAQIEIVRALPRGVVRSPGELAERLGLGRSTVSNLLTVMTDRGLVTRRPNAHDLRRVEVAATARALALFERFDATSAALMAAAAADLGPAERARLADALPALERLRDILDARRHDGVGDPAAQRRGDPAAQRRGDPAAQRRGDPAAQRRGDPAAQRRGDPAAQRRGDPAAQRRGDPAAQRRGDPAARRRGDPAPHLSRSRKEAE from the coding sequence ATGACCGATTTCGACCCGGCGCGGCTCGCCGCCGTCCTCTCGCCGCTGCGCCGGACGCTGCTGGCGAGCACCCGGGCGAGCGCGAACCTGCCCGACATACCGGACGCACAGATCGAGATCGTGCGCGCGCTGCCGCGCGGCGTCGTCCGCTCGCCCGGCGAACTCGCCGAACGGCTCGGCCTCGGCCGGTCCACCGTCAGCAACCTGCTCACCGTCATGACGGACCGTGGCCTGGTGACGCGGCGGCCGAACGCCCACGACCTGCGCCGCGTCGAGGTCGCCGCGACCGCGCGGGCCCTCGCGCTGTTCGAACGGTTCGACGCCACGAGCGCGGCGCTGATGGCCGCGGCCGCCGCGGATCTCGGCCCCGCCGAACGCGCCCGGCTCGCCGACGCGCTACCGGCGCTGGAACGCCTGCGCGACATCCTCGACGCCCGCCGGCACGACGGCGTCGGTGATCCGGCAGCGCAACGGCGCGGTGATCCGGCAGCGCAACGGCGCGGTGATCCGGCAGCGCAACGGCGCGGTGATCCGGCAGCGCAACGGCGCGGTGATCCGGCAGCGCAACGGCGCGGTGATCCGGCAGCGCAACGGCGCGGTGATCCGGCAGCGCAACGGCGCGGTGATCCGGCAGCGCAACGGCGCGGTGATCCGGCAGCGCGACGGCGCGGTGATCCGGCGCCGCACCTGTCCCGATCCCGCAAGGAGGCGGAATGA
- a CDS encoding sensor histidine kinase produces the protein MRDLLRSVWNEPQAPDPPRRSWRDWALVGAFVGLAIIEGIVRQDLPHRIVWVPVAVAILPALLWRRSRPLPMVTVAFTGSAAATVLLGGEQSGIGAMGAMLLLPYALYRWGSGRDIVMGSAVAFTTAGIAMLAGDVRVGDAIAGFLVLSAAVALGLAFRYRARAKVRERERIKLIERERLARDLHDTVAHHVSAMAIRAQAGLATAETTPGAAVDALRLIEAEAASTLAEMRTIVRVLRRNRPVDDGDHTPGIADLASLAAQAGAGPSVEVEVDGEIADLPPALGTAIYRLAQESVTNAVRHARNATRIEVHVTTDDASVRLLVRDDGDGGPARSAGAGYGLAGMVERAGLLGGTCRAGPNPERGWTVTAVLPRERAAT, from the coding sequence GTGCGCGACCTTCTCCGCTCGGTGTGGAACGAGCCCCAGGCGCCGGACCCGCCGCGGCGGTCCTGGCGGGACTGGGCGCTCGTGGGCGCATTCGTAGGATTGGCGATCATCGAAGGCATAGTGCGGCAGGATCTTCCACATCGGATCGTCTGGGTGCCGGTCGCGGTCGCGATCCTGCCCGCGCTGCTGTGGCGCCGGAGCAGACCGCTGCCGATGGTTACTGTTGCCTTCACCGGATCGGCCGCGGCGACGGTCCTGCTGGGCGGCGAACAGTCCGGAATCGGCGCCATGGGCGCGATGCTGTTGCTGCCGTATGCGTTGTACCGGTGGGGTTCCGGACGCGACATCGTCATGGGATCGGCGGTCGCCTTCACGACGGCGGGTATCGCGATGCTCGCCGGTGATGTGCGGGTGGGCGACGCGATCGCCGGATTCCTCGTGCTGTCCGCGGCCGTCGCGCTGGGCCTGGCGTTCCGGTACCGTGCGCGGGCGAAGGTCCGGGAGCGGGAACGAATCAAGCTGATCGAACGGGAGCGACTGGCCCGCGACCTGCACGACACCGTCGCACATCACGTGTCCGCCATGGCGATTCGCGCCCAGGCGGGCCTGGCGACCGCCGAGACCACACCCGGCGCGGCCGTCGACGCGCTGCGCCTGATCGAGGCGGAGGCCGCGAGCACGCTCGCCGAGATGCGCACCATCGTGCGCGTGCTCCGGCGCAACCGGCCGGTCGACGACGGTGACCACACCCCCGGCATCGCCGATCTGGCGAGTCTCGCCGCGCAGGCCGGGGCCGGGCCCTCGGTCGAGGTCGAGGTCGACGGCGAAATCGCCGATCTACCACCGGCTCTCGGCACCGCGATCTACCGCCTGGCGCAGGAGTCGGTCACCAACGCCGTCCGGCACGCCCGCAACGCCACCCGCATCGAGGTCCACGTCACGACCGACGACGCGTCCGTGCGGTTGCTCGTGCGGGACGACGGGGACGGCGGTCCCGCCCGCTCCGCCGGAGCGGGATACGGCCTGGCCGGCATGGTCGAGCGGGCCGGCCTGCTCGGCGGCACCTGCCGGGCGGGCCCGAACCCCGAGCGCGGATGGACCGTGACGGCGGTGCTCCCCCGCGAGCGAGCGGCGACGTGA